CCCTGCCTACGCTGCGGGACACCGATCCGCGCGTCGCAGCAGGACTCCCGCCCCGTCTACTGGTGCCCCCACTGCCAATCGGGACCCACCCCATAGCGGACGAGCCATCGCCGCGCCATGGGGGAAAATCCGTCGCCGCACCATAGTTGACGACCCGTCAGAACCAGTCGTACGGTCCGGTCATGCCTCTCGCCGCGTACGACCTCACCGGCCGCTCCGCGTTCGTCACCGGCGCCGCCGGCGGAATCGGCCGTGCCACCGCCGTCCTGCTGGCGGAGGCCGGCGCCCGCGTCCACTGCGCCGATCTCGACGAGAAGGGCCTCCTGGAGACCCTCGACCTGATCACTGCCGCAGGTGGCGAAGCCCACACGCATCCGCACGATGTCACCGACCGCAACCAGGTCCGGGCCGCGGTCGCGGCCGCCGGCGATCTGGACATCCTGGCCGCCGTTGCCGGGATCATGCATACGAGCAGTGTCCTGGAGACCGCGGACGAGGACCTCGACCGTGTGCTCTCGGTCAATTTCAAGGGGGTCCTGTACGCCTGCCAGGAAACGGCCCGCAGAATGGTCGCGCGCAGCGCGCCCGGCTCGCTGATCACGATGGCCTCGGGCGCGGTCGACTCCGCAAGCCCGGGCCTGCTCTGCTACAGCGCGGCCAAGGCCGCTGTGGTCCAGCTGACCAAGACTCTGGCGACCGAGCTGGGCCCTCACGGCATCCGGGTCAACGCGGTCGCGCCCGGCTGGATCCGCACCCCCATGACCGCCCGCCACGACGCGGAGCAGCAGCACCGGGCCGAGGCCACGATGGCGCGCATATCGCCGCTGGGCAGGGTCGGCGAACCCGATGACGTCGCACACACCGTGGTGCACCTGGCATCGGACGCGTCGGCCTTCATGACCGGCCAGATCCTCCGCCCGAACGGCGGCGTCGCCATGCCCTGGTAGCGCGCCACGCCCTGCCGACGGACCAGGACCGCCCGCCCATGCGCCAGGACAAGCCCTTCGCGCGACCAGAGAGGGCCGACGCACGCCAGGCCCGGCCGGCCTCTCGCCGCGACGAGCCGGATATCGACGAGCCCGGTACCGACGAGCCGGGTATCGACGACTGCGATATCAGTGACCGCAAGGCACGGCCCGCCTCACGCACGCCCTCGGCGCACCGCCGCAGCAAACCCGTGCCCGCGTCGAAGATCCCGGTCGGCCGGACCGTCTCGGCCACATGCACAGGCAGGAGGCTGAGCCCCCATCCGCCCGCCGCCACCGCTCCCTCGACCGGACCCGCGTGCGCAGGCTCCAGCACCAGCCGCAGTACGGCCCACCACCACACACCGCCGAGCACGAGCGCCGGCACCCACCGCCGCACCATGGCTGCCTCCTTCGGGCGAACCCCGGGGCCTGTCGTTCGGAGCATTGCGGGTTCGGGGAATCCGTCCTGATCCGAACGGAAGACCCTAGTCCGGCGCGATCCCCGGTGGGAGAGCGCACCGGCGCAGTACCGGCGCACATGCCGCGGTCGTGCACACGCCGCAGTCGCACACACGCGCACGCACGCCCGGCCGCCCGGCCGCCGGATCGCGTATCCCCGCAGCGGGCCCTGTCCAGAGCGGAGCCCCCACCGCTTCCCGGTGGGGGCTCCGCCGACTGCCGCTCAGCCCTTGTCGTCGCGGGTCAGGGAGTCCTTGACGCCCTCGGCGCGCTCCCGCGCCTCGCCCATGGCGCCCTTGGCCTTGCCCTTCGCCTGGTCCGTCTTGCCCTCGGACTCCATGCGCTTGTTGCCGGCCATCTTGCCCATGGCCTCCTTGGCCTTGCCTGCAAGCTTGTCCTTCGCGCTTTCGTCGGTCATCACAGCTCCTTGCGTCGTACGTACCGACCTCTGCCCGATCCCGGGCAGGCCGGTTGGAATGGGGCCCCGCCAGGCGGGAAAGCCTGTCGGGTGGGGGCGGACAGCCCGGTCAGGCGCTCTCCGCCTGGAACATCCACGCGTGCTTCTCCAGGTCGGCGGTCAGCGCGATGAGAATGTCCTGGCTGACGGGGTCGGGGTCGCCCGTCACCTCGATCCGCTGACGCATCCGGCCGATCACCACGCTCAGGGCGTCGACCAGGGTCCGTACGGCATCGACGTCCTTGACCCAGCCCTCGGGCACGGAGTCGATGGCCGTAGTCCTCGCGATCGTCCCCGACCGCCCGTCCGGGTTGACGCCCAGCGCAGAGGCTCGTTCGGCGACCGTGTCGGAGTGCTGACGGGCGGTGTCGACGACCTCGTCGAGCTGAAGGTGCACGGACCTGAACCGAGGCCCCACCACGTTCCAGTGGACCTGCTTGGCCACCAGCGAGAGGTCGACGAGGTCCACCAGAGCGCCCTGAAGGGCATCTCCCACGGACTTGAGGTCGGTCTCGGACAGCGGGCTCTTCACCACAGACATGCACGTCTCCGATCTGGTATCCGTTCCGTTCAGCACGAACCACGATGGCACAAACGAAGCAAAACGGTCATTCGGGGAAACGCTCGACGAGATCGTTTCCCGGTCTCATCCATGCGCCTGCCCGCCGAAAGCCCTCCAACACCCCGTCCGCCACATCCCCCGCACCTCACCCGGACGCACCGAAGCCCCGGCCCGCCCCCTGAGGGGAGGACCGGGGCTCCGGCTTCACACCGAACCGAGCGGGTCAGGCGGCGACGACATCCACCGCTTCCGCAGGCGCCTTGATGGTC
This genomic interval from Streptomyces sp. NBC_00464 contains the following:
- a CDS encoding CsbD family protein; the encoded protein is MTDESAKDKLAGKAKEAMGKMAGNKRMESEGKTDQAKGKAKGAMGEARERAEGVKDSLTRDDKG
- a CDS encoding SDR family NAD(P)-dependent oxidoreductase translates to MPLAAYDLTGRSAFVTGAAGGIGRATAVLLAEAGARVHCADLDEKGLLETLDLITAAGGEAHTHPHDVTDRNQVRAAVAAAGDLDILAAVAGIMHTSSVLETADEDLDRVLSVNFKGVLYACQETARRMVARSAPGSLITMASGAVDSASPGLLCYSAAKAAVVQLTKTLATELGPHGIRVNAVAPGWIRTPMTARHDAEQQHRAEATMARISPLGRVGEPDDVAHTVVHLASDASAFMTGQILRPNGGVAMPW
- a CDS encoding Dps family protein gives rise to the protein MSVVKSPLSETDLKSVGDALQGALVDLVDLSLVAKQVHWNVVGPRFRSVHLQLDEVVDTARQHSDTVAERASALGVNPDGRSGTIARTTAIDSVPEGWVKDVDAVRTLVDALSVVIGRMRQRIEVTGDPDPVSQDILIALTADLEKHAWMFQAESA